A genomic segment from Sphingopyxis sp. DBS4 encodes:
- a CDS encoding sensor histidine kinase, giving the protein MPLFGFSSPGPFFGNKVRAFWNLQFLGWAAWLGLRGVSGLANGQSLTFLIPQVISAITGFSLTLILSVCYRALISRRPILMWGVSFGLAGLATMLWAFIDAWVSQIQNPASEAGFTSLLLGAIYIDATSLGAWSALYFAINYFLQLEEQNDRMLRLEAQAASAQLAMLRYQLNPHFLFNTLNSISTLVLLKQSEPANAMLSRLSAFLRYTLANEPTAQVTLAQEVETLKLYLDIEKMRFEDRLRPHFNIDPAAQRARLPSLLLQPLIENAIKYAVTPQEEGADITLSAQLAGEKVRITVSDTGSGLSEGAVDPTTGAATESTGVGLANIRDRLAQAYGDQQRFEVQSGADGGFTVIIEIPFQPDGQVTIGTERT; this is encoded by the coding sequence ATGCCGCTGTTCGGATTTTCCTCGCCCGGCCCCTTTTTCGGCAACAAGGTGCGGGCGTTCTGGAACCTCCAGTTCCTGGGCTGGGCCGCTTGGCTCGGCCTGCGCGGGGTGTCGGGACTCGCCAACGGCCAATCCCTCACCTTTCTCATCCCGCAGGTGATTTCGGCGATCACCGGCTTTTCGCTGACGCTGATCCTGTCGGTCTGCTATCGTGCCCTGATCAGTCGGCGTCCGATCCTGATGTGGGGCGTCAGCTTCGGCCTCGCGGGGCTGGCGACGATGCTCTGGGCGTTCATCGACGCGTGGGTCTCGCAGATCCAGAATCCGGCGAGCGAAGCGGGCTTCACCAGCCTGCTGCTCGGCGCGATCTATATCGACGCGACCTCGCTCGGCGCCTGGTCGGCGCTCTATTTCGCGATCAACTATTTCCTCCAGCTCGAGGAGCAGAACGACCGGATGCTGCGGCTCGAGGCGCAGGCCGCCTCGGCGCAGCTCGCGATGCTGCGCTATCAGCTCAATCCGCATTTCCTGTTCAACACGCTGAACAGCATCTCGACGCTGGTATTGCTCAAACAGTCCGAACCCGCGAACGCGATGCTCTCACGCCTGTCGGCTTTCCTGCGCTACACGCTCGCCAACGAGCCGACCGCGCAGGTGACGCTGGCGCAGGAGGTCGAGACGCTGAAGCTCTACCTCGATATCGAGAAGATGCGCTTCGAGGACCGGCTGCGCCCGCACTTCAACATCGATCCCGCCGCGCAGCGCGCGCGGCTGCCGTCGCTGCTGCTCCAGCCGCTGATCGAGAATGCGATCAAATATGCCGTCACTCCGCAGGAGGAGGGCGCCGATATCACGCTCTCGGCTCAGCTTGCCGGTGAAAAGGTTCGGATTACCGTGTCCGACACGGGGTCGGGATTGTCAGAGGGGGCGGTCGATCCCACCACGGGCGCTGCAACGGAATCGACCGGTGTGGGTTTAGCCAATATCAGGGACCGGCTGGCGCAGGCTTATGGCGATCAGCAACGGTTCGAGGTGCAGTCGGGCGCCGATGGCGGCTTCACGGTTATTATCGAGATTCCGTTCCAGCCCGACGGACAAGTGACGATTGGAACCGAACGCACATGA